One region of Deferrivibrio essentukiensis genomic DNA includes:
- a CDS encoding acylphosphatase — translation MKYKRVLVKGIVQGVGFRAFIYRNALSLTSLKGYVRNLLDGSVEIVCRGDERDIEKIIDAAKKGPYGSRVDGVEITEIDLEEDYRDFSVRR, via the coding sequence ATGAAATATAAAAGAGTCTTAGTTAAAGGTATAGTTCAAGGGGTAGGTTTTAGGGCGTTTATTTATAGAAACGCTCTTTCACTTACCTCATTAAAAGGGTATGTAAGAAACTTGCTTGATGGTTCTGTGGAGATAGTTTGCAGAGGGGATGAAAGGGATATTGAAAAGATTATTGACGCAGCAAAAAAGGGGCCTTATGGAAGCAGGGTGGATGGTGTAGAAATAACTGAAATAGATTTAGAAGAGGATTATAGAGATTTTTCTGTCAGACGTTAA
- a CDS encoding 2-oxoacid:acceptor oxidoreductase family protein, translating into MYFDCVMAGFGGQGILSAGMILAHMAVSQDLNVTWFPSYGAEQRGGTANCAVVISDEEIGSPVIPNPKYGFIMNYPSMVKFKPRFEKGAIVVVDTSLVDKNECDRSDVTFYGINASEIAQKIGNTKIANMVMIGALLKVSGLFTLETANEALVHAIPKKYHNMLDVNRQALREGFEAVEKI; encoded by the coding sequence ATGTATTTTGACTGTGTAATGGCAGGATTTGGTGGTCAGGGTATCTTAAGTGCGGGGATGATATTAGCTCATATGGCAGTGAGTCAGGATTTAAACGTTACATGGTTCCCATCTTACGGTGCCGAGCAAAGGGGTGGGACTGCAAACTGTGCGGTGGTTATTTCCGATGAAGAAATCGGCTCTCCGGTAATCCCTAATCCAAAATATGGGTTTATAATGAATTATCCTTCTATGGTTAAATTTAAGCCAAGGTTTGAAAAAGGAGCAATTGTAGTAGTAGATACTTCCCTTGTAGATAAAAACGAGTGCGATAGAAGTGATGTCACGTTCTATGGGATAAATGCATCTGAGATAGCGCAAAAAATCGGTAATACAAAGATTGCAAATATGGTGATGATAGGAGCATTATTAAAAGTATCAGGACTTTTTACCCTTGAAACTGCAAATGAGGCTTTGGTACATGCGATTCCAAAAAAATATCACAACATGCTTGACGTTAACAGGCAAGCATTGAGAGAGGGATTTGAAGCAGTAGAAAAAATATGA
- a CDS encoding thiamine pyrophosphate-dependent enzyme — MKVMFEKTESLTSNKSIYCPGCNHGLIHRLVAEAIDNLGVREKAYGVAPVGCSVLLYDYFNIDVVEAPHGRAPALATGAKRVRPDMVVFTYQGDGDLASIGMSEIIHAAGRGENITVIFVNNANYGMTGGQMAPTTLPGQKTTTTPMGRDTHSHGFPFRMAELIGSLPAVAYSARVKVTDPKNVMKASKAILKAFKNQVDNVGFSFVEVLSTCPTNWGMTPVDALKFVDEQMESYYPLGTFKDIQEEE, encoded by the coding sequence ATGAAAGTAATGTTTGAAAAAACTGAAAGTTTAACCAGCAATAAATCTATTTATTGCCCTGGCTGTAATCATGGTCTTATCCATAGACTCGTGGCCGAAGCAATAGATAATCTTGGCGTGAGGGAAAAAGCATATGGAGTAGCTCCGGTGGGGTGTTCTGTTCTATTATACGATTACTTTAATATTGATGTAGTGGAAGCTCCTCATGGCAGGGCACCGGCACTTGCAACGGGAGCCAAAAGGGTCAGACCCGATATGGTTGTTTTTACATATCAAGGGGATGGAGATTTGGCCTCAATCGGTATGAGCGAAATAATACATGCTGCAGGTCGCGGGGAAAATATAACGGTAATATTTGTAAATAATGCCAATTACGGGATGACCGGCGGGCAGATGGCACCTACAACATTGCCGGGTCAAAAGACGACCACCACCCCTATGGGGAGGGATACACATTCTCACGGTTTCCCATTTAGAATGGCTGAACTTATAGGCAGCCTCCCTGCTGTCGCATACTCAGCAAGGGTAAAGGTGACCGATCCTAAAAATGTAATGAAGGCATCAAAAGCGATTTTAAAGGCTTTTAAAAATCAGGTTGATAATGTTGGATTTTCCTTTGTGGAAGTATTATCTACATGCCCTACAAACTGGGGGATGACTCCTGTGGATGCTTTGAAATTTGTGGATGAGCAAATGGAGTCATACTATCCGCTTGGGACTTTTAAAGATATTCAGGAGGAAGAATAA
- a CDS encoding 3-methyl-2-oxobutanoate dehydrogenase subunit VorB, giving the protein MAEKVLMKGNEAIAEAAVRAGVKGYFGYPITPQNEVTAYMSYRMPELGRAFVQAESEVAAINMVYGAAATGERIMTTSSSPGIALMQEGISYMCGAEVPAVIVNIVRGGPGLGNIGPSQCDYNQSTRGGGNGDYHLIVYAPHTVQEAVDLTYEAFEVAEKYRNPVLILGDGAIGQMAETVTLPEFKEKPQKDEGWELNGAKGRDGRSVKSLRLAEGELKKHNWHLHEKFLEIAKNETKYEIFSEDYDFLIVAFGTAARVSKSVVKELAKQNIKAGLFRPITVSPFPYEALKEASKKAKKILVAEMNTGQMLFDVRLAVQNDEKIEFLGKPGGEVFSPKDIYEKAIEIFKK; this is encoded by the coding sequence ATGGCTGAAAAAGTATTGATGAAAGGGAATGAGGCAATAGCTGAGGCTGCTGTGAGAGCGGGGGTAAAAGGTTATTTTGGATATCCTATTACTCCTCAAAATGAGGTAACTGCATATATGTCATACAGAATGCCTGAGCTTGGGCGTGCATTTGTCCAGGCCGAGAGTGAGGTAGCTGCCATTAATATGGTTTACGGGGCTGCTGCTACAGGGGAAAGGATAATGACCACTTCTTCAAGTCCCGGTATTGCTCTTATGCAGGAAGGGATATCTTATATGTGCGGTGCCGAAGTACCTGCTGTTATTGTTAATATAGTAAGAGGCGGTCCGGGGCTTGGAAATATAGGCCCGAGTCAGTGCGACTACAATCAATCTACAAGAGGGGGCGGTAACGGAGATTACCATTTGATAGTATATGCACCTCATACTGTGCAAGAAGCGGTTGACCTTACATATGAAGCGTTTGAAGTGGCGGAAAAATATAGAAACCCTGTGCTTATTTTAGGTGACGGTGCGATTGGCCAGATGGCTGAGACTGTTACATTGCCTGAATTTAAAGAGAAGCCTCAAAAGGATGAAGGGTGGGAGCTTAACGGCGCAAAAGGGAGAGACGGAAGGTCAGTTAAATCCCTAAGACTTGCCGAAGGGGAGCTTAAAAAACATAACTGGCATCTTCATGAAAAGTTTCTCGAGATAGCCAAAAATGAAACAAAATACGAAATATTTAGCGAAGACTATGATTTTCTCATAGTTGCATTTGGCACTGCGGCAAGGGTTTCAAAGTCAGTTGTAAAAGAGCTTGCCAAGCAGAATATCAAGGCCGGTCTTTTTAGGCCGATTACAGTTTCACCTTTCCCTTATGAAGCATTAAAAGAGGCATCAAAAAAGGCCAAGAAGATTTTGGTAGCTGAGATGAATACGGGGCAGATGCTTTTTGACGTAAGGCTTGCTGTTCAAAATGATGAAAAGATAGAGTTTTTGGGCAAACCTGGCGGGGAAGTATTTTCTCCGAAAGATATCTATGAAAAAGCAATTGAAATATTTAAAAAGTGA